One genomic region from Evansella sp. LMS18 encodes:
- a CDS encoding S1 RNA-binding domain-containing protein, whose product MKALKAGTIQELKVARVIETGYVLTNGKAEVLMHLNETEGKLSEGEETEVFLYFDKKGQLTATMALPAITLDSYGWAEVEEVVKGLGVFVNIGVQKGMLVSKDDLPLKESVWPEEGDELFVTLRTDKKGRLLAKPVTEGIVEEEYEKAPETLKNEEIGGRVYRSAKIGSFLITEEGYRGFIHHTERKKEPRLGSWVTGRVIEVKQDGTINVSLRPLKQEGMSEDAEDVLAYLRNHGGVMPYTDKSSPEEVREVFNISKASFKRALGKLMKEKKIEQKDGKTILTEEE is encoded by the coding sequence ATGAAAGCATTAAAAGCAGGTACTATTCAGGAATTAAAAGTAGCACGGGTTATAGAAACAGGCTATGTACTGACGAACGGAAAAGCGGAAGTGCTTATGCACTTAAATGAAACAGAAGGCAAACTTTCCGAAGGGGAAGAAACAGAAGTGTTCTTGTATTTTGACAAAAAAGGGCAGCTTACAGCAACGATGGCACTCCCCGCGATTACGCTTGACTCGTACGGCTGGGCAGAAGTGGAAGAGGTTGTTAAAGGTCTCGGTGTCTTTGTTAATATCGGTGTACAAAAAGGGATGCTTGTTTCAAAAGATGACCTTCCTTTAAAGGAAAGTGTCTGGCCTGAGGAAGGAGACGAACTGTTCGTAACCCTCAGAACCGATAAAAAAGGAAGACTCCTGGCAAAGCCGGTTACTGAAGGTATTGTGGAAGAAGAATATGAAAAGGCACCTGAAACATTGAAAAATGAAGAGATTGGCGGGCGTGTGTACCGTTCGGCGAAAATAGGGTCATTTTTGATCACAGAAGAAGGATACAGAGGATTCATTCATCATACAGAGCGAAAGAAAGAGCCTCGTCTCGGTTCCTGGGTAACGGGCAGAGTTATTGAAGTAAAACAGGATGGCACTATTAACGTCTCCCTCCGCCCCCTGAAACAGGAAGGCATGTCTGAGGATGCCGAGGATGTGCTCGCTTACCTGAGAAATCATGGCGGTGTAATGCCATATACTGATAAAAGCAGTCCTGAGGAAGTCAGAGAGGTTTTTAACATCAGCAAAGCCTCCTTTAAACGAGCCCTCGGGAAGCTAATGAAGGAGAAAAAGATCGAACAGAAAGATGGTAAAACAATACTCACAGAAGAAGAATAA
- a CDS encoding processed acidic surface protein, with translation MKKVLSVFLCLALLFSLSAPSVFAAISQKELDTYLEEVELDQEELEERLMGQGFTLEELDSAEDFEWILGRPLTDEIVEEYLEIYEVTYFEMEEILASYGVELEDFYFEYELDFYLWDYLYDEEWDWTEEEWEEFHREFLEEIYYELSELFDEIGLTLEEFKRLVDHFEYVIDTTDDLLDRLLALDERIYALPDFESADELTAEQIAEVLSIFKEMASIFQLDFKFYLVKGDEKLAVTFTELMKITDLDGYALLIELYNYEGEFLADIIITADLFGSDLIKETGSEMKNVTKEVKTVQEKAPEKTAEDKAAPVAKTEKGGKLPKTASEYPLYMLLGLLIAGAGVVVFRRVKAA, from the coding sequence GTGAAAAAAGTGCTGTCAGTATTTCTATGTTTAGCTTTATTGTTTTCTTTATCTGCTCCATCGGTGTTTGCTGCAATTTCACAGAAAGAGCTTGATACCTACCTGGAAGAAGTTGAGCTTGATCAGGAAGAATTAGAGGAAAGGCTTATGGGACAAGGGTTTACATTGGAAGAACTTGATAGTGCAGAAGATTTTGAGTGGATTTTAGGCAGGCCTTTAACAGATGAAATAGTGGAAGAGTATCTGGAAATTTATGAAGTTACCTATTTTGAAATGGAAGAAATTCTGGCATCCTATGGTGTAGAACTGGAAGATTTTTATTTTGAATATGAGCTCGATTTTTATTTGTGGGATTATTTATATGATGAGGAATGGGACTGGACTGAGGAAGAGTGGGAGGAATTTCACAGGGAGTTTTTAGAAGAAATCTATTATGAGTTATCAGAGTTGTTTGACGAAATAGGCCTTACTTTGGAAGAGTTTAAGAGGCTGGTTGATCATTTTGAATATGTGATAGATACTACAGACGATTTACTTGACCGGCTTCTCGCTCTTGATGAACGTATTTATGCTCTCCCTGATTTTGAAAGCGCTGATGAATTGACAGCTGAGCAAATAGCTGAAGTCCTGTCCATTTTTAAAGAGATGGCGAGCATCTTCCAGCTGGATTTTAAATTTTATTTAGTCAAAGGCGATGAAAAATTAGCTGTCACATTCACAGAGCTGATGAAAATAACAGACCTTGACGGTTATGCATTACTTATTGAATTGTATAACTATGAAGGTGAATTCCTTGCTGATATTATTATTACCGCAGATTTATTCGGTTCTGATTTAATTAAAGAAACAGGCTCTGAAATGAAAAACGTAACAAAAGAAGTGAAGACGGTCCAGGAAAAAGCTCCTGAAAAAACTGCTGAAGATAAGGCCGCTCCTGTAGCGAAAACCGAAAAAGGCGGCAAATTGCCAAAAACTGCGTCGGAGTATCCGTTGTATATGCTTCTGGGACTGCTCATCGCTGGTGCTGGTGTAGTTGTCTTCCGTAGAGTAAAGGCTGCATAA
- a CDS encoding YheC/YheD family protein, whose translation MKINWHHQDKDTIYLSQEAVSKFELKDNEEINFQFGAWKKIMLVQVDDDLNREVIRLPAGLFNKIDIPDELPYDLIKQEDRLMLGPVIALIPFSNKSKLTPEQLSKYNKRLTEYRKIKGLIFICKTKSVNTENKTIEGFYFRPEGSEGGGEWVKGTFPYPNAVYNRRKSRKEVFKDLAEVIGRHAIFNDTFNKWEFWNIVSSHKDARRYIPQTKKMKTVEDMLSFLREYKTVYIKPESGSMGKGIIMIEDKTPGFIVHDGKNAPAFFIDWKELDSFLSHYYRKKVIIQQGVAVKIDNQNIDFRVYMQKDGTKNWIPQGIVGRIAKKGSIITNLRHTVDAVAGKDALTGMYGYSEEEAETVISNIYNTCILICRTFEEGGKHIGDVAIDLIVDRNGYVWVLEINKGYQYKVLDTEDLQYILEKIMPTPLEYAKVIGGFEESQ comes from the coding sequence ATGAAAATAAACTGGCATCATCAAGATAAAGATACTATTTATTTATCTCAGGAGGCAGTTTCAAAATTTGAATTAAAAGACAACGAGGAGATAAATTTTCAATTTGGAGCATGGAAAAAGATTATGTTAGTGCAGGTAGACGATGATCTGAATCGGGAGGTGATAAGGCTCCCTGCTGGTCTGTTTAATAAGATTGACATCCCTGACGAACTTCCATACGACCTGATTAAACAGGAAGATAGACTAATGTTAGGACCTGTAATTGCTCTGATTCCATTCTCAAATAAGAGTAAACTTACGCCGGAACAACTTTCAAAATATAATAAAAGACTTACGGAGTACAGAAAAATAAAAGGATTGATTTTTATTTGTAAAACTAAGTCTGTAAACACAGAAAATAAAACTATTGAAGGATTCTATTTCAGACCAGAGGGTAGTGAAGGCGGAGGAGAGTGGGTCAAGGGGACTTTTCCATACCCAAATGCTGTATATAACAGGAGAAAGTCCAGGAAGGAAGTATTTAAGGATTTAGCGGAGGTAATCGGCAGGCATGCTATTTTTAATGATACATTCAATAAGTGGGAATTCTGGAATATTGTTTCTTCACACAAAGATGCCAGAAGATACATTCCGCAAACGAAAAAAATGAAAACAGTCGAAGATATGTTGAGTTTTCTGAGAGAATATAAGACTGTTTATATTAAACCTGAGAGTGGTTCCATGGGCAAAGGGATAATTATGATAGAAGATAAAACACCTGGCTTCATTGTTCATGACGGTAAAAATGCACCAGCATTTTTTATCGACTGGAAGGAGCTGGATTCATTTTTGTCACACTATTACAGAAAAAAAGTTATTATTCAGCAGGGAGTTGCTGTTAAAATTGACAACCAAAACATCGATTTCCGTGTTTATATGCAGAAGGATGGTACAAAAAATTGGATACCGCAGGGAATAGTAGGGAGAATTGCTAAGAAAGGCAGTATTATCACGAATTTGAGGCATACAGTAGATGCAGTGGCAGGAAAAGACGCATTAACTGGCATGTATGGATACAGTGAAGAGGAAGCCGAAACTGTTATTTCAAATATTTACAATACTTGTATTTTAATATGCCGTACCTTTGAAGAGGGCGGGAAACATATCGGAGATGTTGCAATAGATTTAATCGTGGACAGAAATGGGTATGTGTGGGTGCTTGAGATAAATAAGGGCTACCAGTATAAGGTACTCGATACAGAAGATTTGCAGTATATACTGGAAAAAATTATGCCGACCCCTCTTGAATACGCAAAAGTAATTGGGGGATTTGAAGAAAGCCAGTAA
- a CDS encoding GerW family sporulation protein translates to MDHNEGNGKNLKKNVYKNPVSEIAGKLSEHCKSETVFGEPVELADGKKVIPVSKVTYSFGGGGGADIKPENSAREAHGGGGGGFASVKPVGMYEVSERKTRFIPVVDITALLLSFTIFPLILALLLKLKK, encoded by the coding sequence ATGGACCATAATGAAGGTAACGGAAAAAACTTAAAGAAAAACGTGTACAAAAATCCGGTAAGTGAGATTGCTGGAAAACTAAGTGAGCACTGTAAGTCAGAAACTGTCTTTGGCGAACCAGTGGAACTGGCTGATGGTAAGAAGGTGATCCCAGTCAGTAAAGTAACTTATTCTTTTGGCGGTGGAGGAGGAGCGGATATTAAACCAGAGAATAGCGCCCGTGAAGCACATGGAGGAGGCGGCGGCGGTTTTGCTTCGGTGAAGCCAGTAGGGATGTATGAAGTCTCTGAGCGTAAGACCAGGTTCATTCCAGTAGTAGATATTACCGCTCTCCTCCTCAGTTTTACTATATTTCCTCTTATACTGGCATTGTTACTGAAGCTAAAAAAGTAG
- a CDS encoding YheC/YheD family protein, producing MGKNINISKMNTEYSSLLIHKELADSLSVQEYQLYKLHFGKKDALVTVITSEHIPPDHVYIDKKTYGFLKVPDSIKANLMMSGNNIVIGPLIGILAAGKKRALRKMLAVLAEDSKLYETAGISLAVFSLEGISLSDSVIKGYILHADKNNWKKVVLPYPAAVIKRIKVNNNWEEHLAAVFGKSILNLYNFDKWEMYQWLKGHPELNKYLPDTKLYTGPDDVINFLKQTNKCYIKKSFSSFGRNIYKVTRKPDGYQLNYLKKKSQMDIYLNDNDLYTFLEENSQTEEYLIQQCINLQLINNRTMDFRHILVKDEKGNWINEGCIGKRGSINSIVTNTNSFLKPGRLLLRDSQYFNRKEAVELSDEMARLSVKFAQAIEETCPAKGNYAYLGIDMAIDRDKNIWLLEINNVNPRHRLAKYAGYPNIYEKAVLNCLHFAKEVSLDFSDHSAAFSKDVTE from the coding sequence ATGGGGAAAAATATTAATATCAGTAAAATGAACACAGAATATTCTTCTCTGCTAATTCATAAAGAGCTCGCAGACTCGCTGAGCGTTCAGGAATACCAACTGTACAAACTCCACTTCGGTAAAAAAGACGCCTTAGTAACTGTCATAACTTCAGAGCACATACCTCCGGATCATGTATATATCGATAAAAAAACATATGGTTTCCTAAAAGTGCCTGATTCCATTAAGGCCAATCTCATGATGTCAGGAAATAATATTGTAATAGGTCCTCTCATTGGAATACTTGCAGCGGGAAAAAAACGTGCATTAAGAAAAATGCTGGCAGTACTAGCCGAAGACTCCAAACTTTATGAAACTGCCGGAATTTCCCTCGCTGTTTTTTCACTTGAAGGGATATCCTTGTCTGACAGTGTCATTAAAGGTTATATTTTACATGCTGATAAAAATAACTGGAAAAAGGTGGTACTCCCTTACCCTGCTGCCGTTATAAAGAGAATAAAAGTGAACAACAATTGGGAGGAGCATCTGGCAGCTGTTTTTGGTAAATCTATTTTAAACCTCTATAATTTTGATAAATGGGAGATGTACCAATGGCTAAAAGGCCATCCTGAATTAAATAAATATCTCCCAGATACGAAACTATATACCGGACCGGATGATGTCATTAATTTTCTTAAACAAACCAATAAATGCTATATAAAAAAATCATTCAGCAGCTTTGGAAGAAATATTTATAAAGTCACCAGGAAACCGGACGGATACCAGCTGAATTACCTGAAGAAAAAATCTCAAATGGATATTTATTTGAACGATAACGATTTGTACACTTTCCTGGAAGAAAATTCACAAACAGAAGAATATCTTATTCAACAATGCATAAACCTACAGCTCATTAATAACAGAACTATGGACTTCAGACATATATTAGTAAAAGATGAAAAAGGAAACTGGATAAATGAGGGGTGTATAGGTAAACGGGGAAGCATAAACAGTATTGTTACAAACACTAACAGCTTCTTAAAGCCAGGGAGACTGCTTCTCAGGGACTCGCAGTATTTCAACAGAAAAGAAGCTGTCGAACTTAGTGATGAAATGGCACGGTTGAGTGTTAAATTTGCCCAGGCTATTGAAGAAACGTGCCCGGCGAAAGGGAATTATGCATATTTAGGGATAGATATGGCCATTGATCGGGATAAGAACATCTGGCTGCTGGAAATAAATAATGTTAATCCAAGACACAGACTTGCGAAATATGCAGGTTATCCTAACATCTACGAAAAGGCAGTGTTAAACTGTCTGCATTTTGCTAAAGAAGTGAGCCTGGATTTCAGTGACCATTCTGCTGCATTTAGCAAAGATGTCACCGAGTAA